In bacterium, one genomic interval encodes:
- a CDS encoding phosphoribosylaminoimidazolesuccinocarboxamide synthase: MEKRELLFEGRTKRLYATDRDNLAILEFKDDFLDWGGSKKARVSGKGSVNASISGFLLQYLENYHVPTHFVEQLSDGELLVRRLKMISIEVVVHNIAAPPLSEQFALEDGQSLDFPIVEYYLKDRKLGNPQINETHALALGYAKMDDVRAICRMASKANAILKSLFDRRGLSLAQFSLEFGVVNDHVCIGDEISPDTCRIWDKRKNRRLDKDRYLQDLSGIEKTYRELHDRLTRAM; encoded by the coding sequence TTGGAAAAGCGCGAGTTGTTGTTTGAAGGTCGTACGAAGCGCTTGTATGCGACGGACCGCGACAACCTTGCGATCCTCGAGTTCAAGGATGACTTCCTCGATTGGGGCGGATCCAAGAAAGCGCGGGTGTCGGGAAAGGGCAGTGTCAATGCCTCGATTTCCGGATTCCTGCTGCAGTACCTCGAAAACTATCACGTGCCAACTCACTTTGTCGAGCAGCTTTCCGACGGCGAACTGTTGGTTCGCCGACTGAAAATGATTTCCATTGAAGTGGTGGTTCATAATATTGCGGCTCCACCGCTCTCAGAGCAGTTTGCGCTCGAAGATGGACAGTCCCTTGACTTTCCCATCGTAGAATATTATCTCAAGGACCGCAAGCTGGGCAATCCGCAGATCAATGAGACGCATGCACTCGCTCTGGGATATGCAAAGATGGATGATGTGCGAGCCATCTGTCGCATGGCATCCAAAGCGAATGCGATTCTGAAATCGCTCTTCGACCGTCGCGGTCTGTCACTGGCGCAATTCAGTCTCGAGTTTGGAGTCGTCAACGATCATGTTTGCATCGGCGACGAAATCTCACCGGATACGTGCCGAATCTGGGACAAACGAAAGAATCGCCGCCTCGACAAAGATCGCTATCTTCAGGATTTGTCCGGAATCGAGAAGACCTACCGCGAATTGCATGATCGGCTTACCCGTGCGATGTAG
- a CDS encoding adenylosuccinate lyase, with amino-acid sequence MITRYSREPMARLWTDQARFEAWWKVELAVLEARAERSGIPADVCAHIRNTARFSPDEIAEVEADVQHDVIAFLTVIARYVGPNSRYIHQGLTSSDVLDTAFALQIKDAAALLLDDMAAIRLILTRRAREFRHTPTVGRTHGIHAEPTVFGLKFALWEDEFARHETRMWQTLERVLVGKLSGAVGNYAHTDTELEEAVMKRLGLGAAPISTQIVARERHAEFLSLLALIASTVERIATEVRHLQRTEVAEAFEPFGKKQKGSSAMPHKRNPILCERLCGMARLLRGYAMVGLENVSLWHERDISHSSAERVVFPDACIALDYMLHILIRVLDGLDVRPERMQENLDMTHGLLASERVLLALTETGWTRERAYSHVQAAAHKVLDTKTKFLDELLNDSEVREALGAERMGELVRVEPRYDMAEKVLRRLDILED; translated from the coding sequence ATGATCACTCGATACTCCCGTGAACCGATGGCTCGACTATGGACGGATCAAGCCCGTTTCGAGGCTTGGTGGAAAGTTGAGCTTGCCGTTCTCGAAGCAAGGGCGGAGCGCAGTGGCATTCCCGCCGATGTTTGCGCTCACATCCGAAACACGGCGCGGTTCTCGCCCGATGAGATCGCCGAAGTCGAAGCCGACGTCCAGCATGACGTCATCGCGTTTCTGACGGTGATCGCACGGTACGTGGGGCCGAACTCGCGATACATCCATCAAGGACTGACGTCGTCCGACGTTCTCGATACCGCCTTCGCGCTGCAGATTAAGGATGCGGCGGCGTTGCTGCTCGATGATATGGCGGCGATTCGGTTGATCTTGACGCGGCGAGCCCGCGAATTCCGTCACACTCCGACGGTGGGTCGAACGCACGGCATCCATGCGGAACCGACGGTGTTCGGCCTCAAGTTCGCGCTTTGGGAAGATGAATTTGCGCGGCACGAGACGCGCATGTGGCAGACGTTGGAACGAGTGCTGGTTGGAAAGCTCTCCGGCGCCGTCGGGAACTATGCCCATACCGATACCGAGCTGGAAGAGGCGGTGATGAAACGCCTAGGATTGGGCGCTGCACCGATCTCCACTCAGATCGTGGCTCGTGAACGTCATGCCGAGTTTCTGAGTTTGCTTGCGCTGATCGCGTCCACCGTGGAGCGAATCGCCACTGAAGTGCGCCACCTGCAGCGTACCGAGGTTGCTGAAGCCTTCGAGCCGTTCGGGAAGAAGCAGAAGGGTTCTTCGGCGATGCCCCACAAGCGAAATCCGATTCTCTGCGAGCGATTGTGCGGGATGGCGCGACTGCTGCGCGGCTACGCGATGGTGGGACTGGAAAACGTATCGCTGTGGCACGAACGAGACATTTCGCACTCCTCGGCTGAGCGAGTAGTTTTTCCGGATGCCTGTATCGCTCTCGACTACATGCTGCATATTCTGATTCGGGTCTTGGACGGCTTGGATGTACGCCCGGAGCGCATGCAGGAGAATCTTGACATGACGCACGGGCTTCTGGCATCGGAACGCGTGCTCTTGGCGTTGACGGAGACCGGATGGACGCGCGAACGGGCCTACTCGCACGTGCAGGCGGCCGCCCACAAAGTGCTCGACACGAAGACGAAATTCCTCGACGAGTTGCTGAACGATTCGGAAGTCCGGGAGGCTCTCGGTGCCGAGCGTATGGGGGAGCTGGTTCGAGTTGAACCGCGATACGACATGGCGGAGAAGGTTCTGCGTCGGTTGGATATTCTCGAAGACTGA
- a CDS encoding trypsin-like peptidase domain-containing protein produces MWKFLNFFIVGLIAGLLVIYQFNRNRDLERDIESLKAMTHTDIASEQSASQRADSEMAIPSLSPEEFDRRVLLQEEIADHRTNAITRAIARTSDAVVGINVVQVREVRNPWLPSDPLSWMLFDERMWPRTIKRRVENLGSGFLISSDGYIVTNEHVVRNATEVVVTTTSRQRYVTKVVGTDPLLDMALLKIDAQDLPVIPLGNSDESIVGEWVIALGNPYGLFNVNDQPSVSVGVISALGRDFKSEIDGRIYSEMIQTDAAINRGNSGGPLLNAEGVAVGMTTLIFSESGGSVGIGFAIPSNRISAAIDDLLKGGVNRNYWIGIRARDLTWTRARIHGLDQPHGAEVTGVEPGSPAAEAGIHIEDVIVEIAGRPVDSARAAKEILRSTDLRVGDTLIIKIYRKQKVYEVKVTLAPLPPDESEAQR; encoded by the coding sequence ATGTGGAAGTTCCTTAATTTTTTCATCGTCGGTCTGATTGCCGGACTGCTGGTTATTTACCAGTTCAACCGCAATCGAGATTTAGAGCGGGACATCGAATCGCTCAAGGCGATGACGCATACGGATATCGCCTCGGAGCAGTCCGCGTCGCAGAGGGCTGACTCGGAAATGGCTATTCCTTCGCTTTCCCCGGAGGAGTTCGACCGTCGAGTTCTTCTTCAGGAAGAAATCGCCGACCATCGAACGAATGCCATCACTCGCGCCATTGCCCGGACGTCCGATGCGGTAGTGGGTATCAACGTCGTTCAAGTGCGGGAGGTTCGTAATCCCTGGTTGCCTTCCGATCCCTTGAGTTGGATGCTGTTCGATGAACGAATGTGGCCGCGCACGATCAAGCGTCGCGTAGAGAACCTGGGATCCGGATTCCTCATCAGTTCCGACGGTTACATCGTTACCAATGAACACGTCGTGCGGAATGCCACGGAGGTGGTGGTTACGACCACTTCTCGTCAGCGATACGTAACGAAGGTGGTGGGAACGGACCCGCTGCTCGATATGGCCTTGCTCAAAATTGACGCGCAAGACCTGCCGGTGATCCCGCTCGGGAATAGTGATGAGAGTATTGTCGGAGAGTGGGTGATCGCCCTGGGAAATCCGTACGGACTGTTCAACGTGAACGATCAACCGTCGGTGTCGGTGGGAGTGATATCGGCACTGGGACGCGACTTCAAGAGCGAGATTGACGGCCGAATCTACTCCGAGATGATTCAGACGGACGCGGCGATCAATCGCGGCAACTCGGGCGGTCCGCTGCTCAATGCCGAAGGAGTAGCCGTCGGCATGACCACCCTGATCTTTTCGGAGTCCGGCGGATCGGTGGGAATCGGGTTTGCGATTCCCTCCAACCGGATTTCGGCGGCGATTGACGATCTTCTCAAGGGCGGAGTTAACCGCAACTATTGGATCGGCATTCGCGCTCGCGATCTGACGTGGACGCGAGCCCGCATCCACGGTTTGGATCAACCGCATGGCGCGGAAGTGACGGGCGTCGAGCCGGGTAGTCCGGCGGCCGAGGCCGGAATCCACATCGAAGATGTGATTGTCGAGATCGCCGGACGTCCGGTGGATTCGGCCCGCGCGGCCAAGGAGATCCTGCGCAGCACAGATTTGCGGGTTGGTGACACGCTGATCATCAAGATCTATCGGAAGCAAAAGGTTTATGAAGTGAAGGTGACATTGGCACCGCTCCCGCCGGACGAATCCGAGGCGCAACGATGA
- the truA gene encoding tRNA pseudouridine(38-40) synthase TruA — translation MHSRAVTRYRLNLEYDGADFAGWQVQPDVRTVQGCLQNAVLQLFGEPTVVMAAGRTDTGVHALGQVAHFTVHRERPPEVITKALNSLLPPDVRITDTRIADDRFHARYSAQWRAYRYRIALRPLAVGRSYSWWCPFRLDPVPMQRAAGLIVGERVFRSFAHESEKELHYLSTVHHAEWREHGPHLEFRIAANRFLHGMVRLLVGTFVEVGRGRRDPQDIERILLAEDVRQAGPKAPAHGLTLMAVGYESWSEEVRARLERVWRSYVEVP, via the coding sequence ATGCATTCGCGAGCTGTAACCCGATACCGGCTCAACCTCGAATACGATGGAGCCGACTTCGCCGGCTGGCAGGTTCAACCGGACGTGCGGACGGTGCAGGGTTGTTTGCAGAACGCCGTTCTCCAACTTTTCGGCGAACCGACGGTTGTGATGGCGGCGGGGCGAACGGATACCGGAGTTCATGCGCTCGGTCAAGTGGCACACTTCACGGTTCATCGAGAGCGCCCGCCGGAAGTCATCACGAAGGCGCTAAACTCCCTCCTGCCGCCGGATGTGCGAATTACCGATACCCGGATCGCGGACGATCGTTTCCATGCGCGCTATAGCGCGCAGTGGCGAGCCTATCGCTATCGGATTGCACTTCGTCCCTTGGCCGTCGGTCGCTCGTATTCGTGGTGGTGTCCATTTCGACTGGATCCGGTCCCGATGCAGCGTGCTGCCGGCTTGATCGTCGGAGAGCGAGTTTTCCGATCGTTCGCGCATGAAAGCGAGAAAGAGCTTCACTATCTCTCCACGGTGCATCACGCGGAATGGCGGGAACACGGTCCACACCTCGAGTTCCGTATCGCAGCCAATCGCTTTCTTCACGGGATGGTTCGGCTACTGGTGGGAACGTTTGTAGAGGTGGGTCGCGGTCGCCGGGATCCGCAGGATATTGAGAGAATTCTCTTGGCCGAAGACGTCCGGCAAGCGGGACCCAAGGCTCCCGCACACGGATTGACCCTCATGGCCGTGGGATACGAATCATGGTCGGAAGAGGTCCGCGCCCGTCTGGAGAGGGTGTGGCGGAGTTATGTGGAAGTTCCTTAA
- a CDS encoding energy-coupling factor transporter transmembrane protein EcfT: MSLVLISRAEGLTLLAGIWLLAIVTMRVSVWNVTRGVLRLWPFLLLTGLFHVFLSGHDSVGLAEFPRIGITSESILAAVFFTLRLAFILSVTVVLFDLHSPQQYGKAVGRLLGRMKLGRSALTQTELVVTLALRFVPFLEQEYRRIRLAHAARGLDRMGGRVARLRQVRTVLFSLLMTAFRRADHVTFALEARGYDPRIVRTALHTHPVMPAELIVTVIFVLTCAIAPWM, encoded by the coding sequence GTGAGCTTGGTTCTGATAAGCCGGGCTGAGGGGCTTACTCTTCTGGCCGGAATATGGTTGCTGGCTATTGTCACAATGAGAGTTTCGGTATGGAATGTGACACGGGGGGTTCTTCGCCTATGGCCATTTCTGCTGCTGACCGGACTATTCCATGTCTTTCTAAGTGGCCATGATTCGGTTGGTTTAGCAGAATTTCCTCGAATTGGAATTACGTCCGAGAGTATTCTTGCGGCGGTGTTTTTCACTCTGCGTTTGGCTTTTATTCTCTCGGTTACGGTTGTACTATTCGACTTGCATTCACCTCAGCAGTACGGGAAGGCTGTGGGTCGGCTTCTCGGTCGTATGAAGCTCGGCCGTTCCGCCTTGACCCAGACCGAACTAGTGGTAACGCTGGCCCTTAGATTTGTGCCATTTCTCGAGCAGGAGTATCGTCGTATCCGATTGGCCCATGCAGCGCGGGGACTTGACCGGATGGGGGGGAGAGTTGCGCGACTGCGGCAGGTCCGTACAGTGCTGTTTTCCCTTCTCATGACCGCCTTCCGACGGGCAGATCATGTGACTTTCGCTCTGGAGGCACGCGGCTACGATCCTCGAATTGTCCGAACGGCGCTTCACACTCATCCGGTGATGCCTGCCGAACTTATTGTAACAGTTATATTTGTATTGACTTGTGCCATTGCACCGTGGATGTAG
- the ndk gene encoding nucleoside-diphosphate kinase: MEKTLMIIKPDAVAAHHVGDIIARVEKENFAITGLRMLQLTSEQAGSFYAVHKERPFFPALIKYITSGPVVVGRLERENAVEHWRKVIGSTDPKKADTGTIRRQYGTNIETNAVHGSDSPENGVIETDFFFA, encoded by the coding sequence ATGGAAAAGACACTGATGATTATCAAGCCCGATGCGGTGGCGGCGCACCATGTAGGTGACATTATCGCGCGGGTTGAAAAGGAGAACTTCGCGATCACCGGGTTACGAATGCTGCAATTGACCTCTGAGCAAGCAGGGTCTTTCTATGCCGTTCACAAGGAACGGCCGTTTTTCCCCGCGCTGATCAAGTACATCACCAGCGGCCCGGTGGTTGTGGGACGTTTGGAACGTGAGAACGCCGTTGAACATTGGCGAAAGGTAATCGGTTCCACGGACCCCAAAAAAGCCGATACGGGAACCATTCGCAGACAATATGGAACAAACATCGAAACCAATGCGGTTCACGGTTCCGACTCGCCTGAAAATGGAGTAATCGAAACAGACTTTTTCTTTGCCTGA
- the sucD gene encoding succinate--CoA ligase subunit alpha produces the protein MAILLTEDTRILVQGITGGEGTFHTTQMLEYNTKVVAGVTPGKGGQKWEGKLPIFDTVERAARETGANASVIFVPPAFAADAMLEAIDAGLKIIVAITEGVPVRDMVRVKNALNKSACRMVGPNCPGVISPGIGKMGIMPAFIHQPGKCGVISRSGTFTYEAVKQLSDRKLGQSTCIGIGGDPVNGTSFMDALRLFKDDPQTEAVVMIGEIGGSAEEEAAAYIQKEFRKPVAAFIAGLTAPPGRRMGHAGAIIAGGKGTATEKIKALRDAGIFVADSPGDIGATMAKALKR, from the coding sequence ATGGCCATACTACTTACGGAAGATACTCGCATCCTCGTTCAGGGCATCACGGGCGGCGAGGGAACCTTCCACACTACTCAGATGCTCGAATACAATACTAAGGTGGTTGCCGGAGTCACGCCGGGCAAGGGCGGCCAGAAATGGGAAGGTAAACTCCCCATCTTTGACACCGTCGAACGAGCCGCTCGCGAAACCGGCGCCAATGCCTCGGTGATCTTCGTTCCGCCGGCCTTCGCCGCCGACGCGATGCTCGAAGCGATTGACGCCGGATTGAAAATAATCGTTGCGATTACCGAGGGAGTGCCGGTGCGGGACATGGTGCGAGTCAAGAACGCTCTGAACAAATCCGCCTGCCGGATGGTGGGTCCCAATTGTCCCGGAGTGATTTCTCCCGGAATCGGCAAGATGGGCATCATGCCCGCGTTCATCCACCAGCCGGGCAAGTGCGGCGTCATCAGCCGTTCGGGTACGTTTACCTACGAAGCGGTGAAACAACTCAGCGACCGCAAGCTGGGACAATCCACCTGTATCGGAATCGGCGGTGATCCCGTCAACGGCACTTCGTTCATGGACGCACTGAGACTCTTCAAGGATGATCCGCAGACCGAAGCCGTGGTGATGATCGGTGAGATCGGCGGCTCCGCGGAAGAGGAAGCGGCGGCATACATCCAGAAGGAATTCCGCAAGCCGGTGGCGGCGTTCATCGCTGGCTTGACCGCTCCTCCCGGCCGTCGCATGGGACATGCCGGAGCGATTATCGCGGGGGGGAAAGGCACCGCAACCGAAAAAATCAAGGCTCTGCGGGATGCCGGAATTTTCGTGGCTGATTCGCCCGGAGATATCGGCGCCACGATGGCTAAAGCTCTGAAACGATAG
- the sucC gene encoding ADP-forming succinate--CoA ligase subunit beta, which produces MKIHEHQAKEILARHDVPVPKGKVAFSVDEALDIARGLGKFPVVVKAQIHAGGRGKGGGVKLAKNEQEVRQYAAQILGMQLVTHQTGPEGKKVLRLLIEEGVDIRRELYAGLLLDRAVAQNVFMVSTEGGMEIEKVAAETPEKIVKVHVNPATGFQAFHARRLAFALGLSGAAFKSAIHCFTAMYRAFEDADASLVEVNPLVETGDGRIIALDAKVNLDDNGLFRHPDVVAMRDLTEEDPAEVEASKSNLNYIKLDGNVGCMVNGAGLAMATMDIIKLHGGMPANFLDVGGTASAETTAEGFRIILSDKNVRAVLINIFGGIVRCDRVAGGVIEAVKKTKISVPVVIRLEGTNADVAAKMLSESGLSFVVATDLTDAAKKAVAAVKA; this is translated from the coding sequence ATGAAGATTCACGAACATCAGGCCAAGGAGATTCTGGCCCGCCATGACGTGCCGGTGCCGAAAGGCAAGGTGGCGTTCTCGGTGGACGAAGCTCTCGACATCGCTCGCGGCCTCGGCAAGTTTCCGGTGGTGGTGAAGGCCCAGATTCACGCGGGCGGACGCGGCAAGGGCGGGGGAGTGAAACTCGCGAAGAACGAGCAAGAAGTCCGGCAGTATGCCGCGCAGATTCTCGGCATGCAACTCGTTACTCACCAGACCGGACCGGAAGGGAAGAAGGTGTTGCGTCTCCTGATCGAGGAAGGTGTGGATATCCGCCGCGAGTTATATGCGGGACTCCTGCTCGATCGGGCCGTCGCACAAAACGTTTTCATGGTTTCCACCGAAGGCGGTATGGAAATCGAGAAGGTCGCCGCCGAAACGCCCGAGAAAATCGTCAAGGTGCACGTCAATCCGGCGACCGGATTCCAAGCATTTCATGCGCGCCGTCTGGCATTCGCACTCGGACTGTCGGGAGCGGCTTTTAAAAGCGCGATCCATTGTTTCACCGCCATGTATCGAGCCTTTGAGGATGCCGATGCCAGTTTGGTAGAGGTCAATCCGCTGGTGGAAACGGGCGACGGGCGGATCATCGCATTGGATGCAAAGGTGAATCTGGACGACAACGGGCTGTTCCGTCACCCGGACGTGGTGGCGATGCGCGATCTGACCGAAGAGGATCCGGCCGAAGTCGAAGCGTCCAAGTCCAATCTCAACTACATCAAACTCGACGGAAACGTCGGCTGCATGGTCAACGGTGCGGGCTTGGCGATGGCGACGATGGATATCATCAAACTGCACGGCGGAATGCCCGCCAATTTCCTTGATGTGGGTGGCACGGCCAGCGCCGAGACGACTGCCGAAGGTTTCCGCATCATTCTTTCCGATAAAAACGTTCGCGCCGTACTCATCAACATTTTCGGCGGAATCGTCCGCTGTGACCGCGTAGCGGGCGGCGTAATCGAAGCCGTGAAAAAGACCAAGATCTCCGTGCCGGTCGTCATCCGTCTCGAAGGAACAAACGCGGACGTCGCCGCCAAGATGCTGAGTGAATCCGGCTTGAGCTTTGTTGTCGCTACGGATCTCACCGATGCTGCCAAGAAAGCCGTCGCGGCGGTGAAGGCATAA